A genomic window from Levilactobacillus yonginensis includes:
- a CDS encoding serine hydrolase, with protein MRRLKLGLLVLLLASLLWPAIGVQAKAKTAQPATIQKMIKRDMRAAHGRWSVKVTRLGKQPLSVTTGNQRVRGQRSASTIKVFVMLTVFKRVQQHKLTLTAATKTDLKRMIHNSDNAATNRLIHKLGGFKRVNQTMKQYGFTHSHLRRYMMDTRALAKGHDNYTSVADLTQFLSETYRHQLLGKTYDNRMLTLLRHCRNHSKLPKLVKHATVFNKTGEYPDKGVQNDASLFRTKHGVYTIVVMAQQGNQAQQYRGMNRLGRDVVTYLNGHRG; from the coding sequence ATGAGACGATTAAAGTTAGGGTTACTAGTGCTCTTATTAGCTAGTTTGTTGTGGCCGGCAATTGGGGTTCAGGCTAAGGCGAAGACTGCTCAGCCAGCTACCATTCAAAAAATGATTAAACGGGACATGCGGGCCGCTCACGGTCGTTGGTCGGTCAAGGTCACGCGGTTAGGCAAGCAGCCCTTGTCAGTGACTACGGGTAACCAGCGGGTTCGTGGTCAACGTTCAGCCAGCACCATCAAGGTGTTCGTGATGTTGACGGTTTTTAAACGTGTGCAGCAGCATAAGTTGACGCTGACGGCGGCCACCAAGACTGACCTAAAGCGGATGATTCACAATTCGGATAATGCGGCGACTAACCGTTTGATCCATAAGTTGGGCGGGTTCAAACGGGTCAATCAAACGATGAAACAGTATGGCTTTACGCATTCCCATCTGCGACGCTACATGATGGATACACGGGCATTGGCCAAGGGGCATGATAACTACACGTCGGTGGCCGATTTGACTCAGTTTCTCAGTGAAACCTATCGTCACCAGTTACTGGGTAAGACGTACGACAACCGGATGTTGACGTTGTTGCGGCATTGTCGTAACCATTCCAAGCTCCCCAAGTTAGTCAAGCACGCAACGGTCTTCAACAAGACCGGCGAATATCCAGACAAGGGCGTTCAGAATGATGCCAGTCTTTTTCGGACCAAGCACGGTGTCTATACTATTGTGGTCATGGCCCAGCAGGGAAATCAAGCACAACAGTATCGTGGGATGAACCGGTTGGGACGCGATGTGGTAACTTACTTGAACGGACATCGGGGATGA